A part of Defluviitalea raffinosedens genomic DNA contains:
- a CDS encoding sirohydrochlorin chelatase encodes MRGILILAHGSREKSTEQTLQQVVNYLGEIFSEEIIETAYLQFSNLDLHTGLEKLRAKGVDNIIVIPYFLFEGVHIKEDIPKEIDKYLKENKDVKITMGKTLGADKRLAEILADRIRDAL; translated from the coding sequence ATGAGAGGAATACTGATACTGGCCCATGGAAGCAGGGAGAAGTCAACAGAGCAGACTTTACAGCAGGTTGTAAATTATCTTGGAGAAATATTCAGTGAGGAAATTATTGAAACTGCATACCTGCAGTTTTCAAACCTGGATCTTCATACCGGGCTTGAAAAGCTGAGAGCAAAAGGTGTTGATAACATAATTGTCATACCTTATTTCCTGTTTGAAGGTGTACACATAAAAGAAGATATTCCGAAGGAAATTGACAAATACCTTAAAGAAAATAAGGATGTAAAAATTACAATGGGAAAGACGCTGGGAGCGGATAAAAGATTGGCGGAAATATTAGCCGACAGGATAAGGGATGCATTATGA
- the hemL gene encoding glutamate-1-semialdehyde 2,1-aminomutase, whose protein sequence is MMSSSLIDRARSVMPGGVNSPVRSYRAVGGEPVFIKRANGSKIYDVEDREYIDYVCSWGPMILGHNNKKIAESVKKAVDYGLSFGAPTEKEVIMAELITSMVPGIDMIRMVNSGTEAVMSALRLARAFTEKSKIIKFDGCYHGHCDSMLVKAGSGALTLSHPDSLGVTGEFARNTLIADYNDIESVRRLFAENKGEIAAVILEPVAANMGVVPPRDNFLAGLRALCDENGALLIFDEVITGFRLCPGGAQEYFDVRADIVTFGKIIGGGMPVGAYGGRKEIMELVSPLGGVYQAGTLSGNPIAMAAGIAQLTELKENKDIYLRIDRMAESLEKGFKRMAKELELTLTVNRVGSLLCVFFTKEAVTDFKTAKSSNTKLYAKFFKHMLDNGIHMAPAQFEAMFVSDAHTEEDIEKTLEKAEKSLREMKNGGDFA, encoded by the coding sequence ATGATGAGCAGCAGTTTGATTGACAGAGCCAGGAGTGTAATGCCGGGCGGGGTGAATAGTCCTGTGAGATCTTACAGGGCAGTTGGAGGAGAACCTGTTTTTATAAAAAGAGCGAACGGCTCCAAAATTTATGATGTAGAGGATAGAGAATATATTGATTATGTCTGTTCATGGGGGCCCATGATTCTGGGACATAACAATAAAAAGATAGCAGAAAGCGTCAAAAAGGCTGTCGATTACGGGTTGAGCTTTGGCGCACCGACGGAGAAAGAAGTAATAATGGCTGAGCTTATTACTTCCATGGTTCCGGGAATTGATATGATAAGGATGGTAAACAGCGGAACAGAAGCTGTCATGAGTGCCTTACGGCTTGCCCGTGCCTTTACTGAAAAAAGTAAAATAATAAAATTTGATGGCTGCTACCATGGACACTGCGACAGTATGCTAGTTAAGGCGGGATCGGGGGCTTTGACTCTTTCACATCCCGACAGTCTTGGTGTAACTGGTGAATTTGCAAGAAATACTCTGATTGCAGATTATAATGATATAGAGAGTGTGAGACGACTCTTTGCAGAAAACAAGGGAGAAATTGCTGCTGTCATCCTTGAACCTGTGGCGGCCAATATGGGTGTAGTTCCTCCACGGGATAATTTTCTTGCCGGACTCAGAGCTCTATGTGATGAAAACGGAGCGCTTCTGATTTTTGATGAGGTCATTACAGGATTTAGGCTTTGCCCGGGAGGAGCACAGGAATATTTTGATGTCAGAGCGGATATTGTCACCTTCGGCAAAATTATCGGAGGAGGTATGCCTGTTGGGGCATATGGGGGAAGAAAAGAGATTATGGAGCTTGTATCACCCCTTGGGGGAGTTTATCAGGCGGGTACCCTTTCTGGAAATCCCATAGCGATGGCAGCAGGAATAGCACAGTTGACGGAACTTAAGGAAAACAAGGATATATATTTGCGAATAGACAGAATGGCAGAGTCACTGGAAAAAGGATTTAAGAGGATGGCAAAAGAGCTGGAGCTGACTCTCACTGTGAACAGGGTCGGATCCCTGTTATGCGTATTTTTTACAAAGGAAGCTGTAACTGATTTTAAAACTGCTAAAAGCAGCAATACAAAGCTTTATGCAAAATTTTTCAAGCATATGTTGGATAACGGTATACATATGGCGCCTGCACAATTTGAAGCCATGTTTGTGAGTGATGCGCATACAGAGGAAGACATAGAAAAAACATTGGAAAAAGCAGAAAAATCCTTGAGAGAAATGAAAAACGGAGGAGATTTTGCATGA
- the hemB gene encoding porphobilinogen synthase has translation MNAIRPRRLRNDKNIRDLARETRISSKALILPLFIKEGNGIIEPIESLEGHNYYSPDTVQAGIEDILNANVKSVLLFGIPDKKDDEGSGAYSEDGVVQKAVRKIKERYPEITVITDVCMCEYTANGHCGIVKDGKVINDLTLPYIAKIALSHVEAGADIVAPSDMMDNRVAEIRKTLEGKGFHDTPIMSYSVKYASSFYGPFRDVAKSAPAFGDRKTYQMDYHNRREALKEAMLDIQEGADILMVKPAMAYLDIIRELKDKTQNPICAYSVSGEYAMIKSAAKLGLVNEYAVMCESAVSMFRAGADMLITYYAKELSKAIEKGDIG, from the coding sequence ATGAACGCAATACGGCCACGAAGACTGAGAAATGATAAAAACATAAGGGATTTGGCAAGAGAAACAAGGATTTCATCCAAAGCATTAATACTTCCATTGTTCATAAAGGAAGGGAACGGAATTATCGAGCCCATAGAATCTTTAGAGGGACATAACTATTACAGCCCCGATACCGTACAGGCAGGGATAGAAGATATTCTTAATGCCAACGTTAAATCGGTTTTGCTTTTCGGTATTCCCGATAAAAAAGATGATGAAGGGAGCGGAGCTTATAGCGAAGACGGAGTCGTACAAAAAGCCGTAAGGAAAATCAAGGAAAGGTATCCGGAAATAACTGTAATAACAGATGTCTGTATGTGCGAATATACGGCAAACGGACACTGCGGCATAGTGAAGGACGGCAAGGTCATAAATGACCTGACGCTTCCCTACATTGCTAAAATCGCTCTTTCCCATGTTGAAGCCGGGGCTGATATTGTCGCTCCGTCAGACATGATGGACAACAGGGTTGCAGAAATAAGGAAAACCCTTGAGGGCAAAGGCTTTCATGATACTCCAATCATGTCGTATTCAGTAAAATATGCTTCGTCGTTTTACGGACCGTTCAGAGATGTGGCCAAATCTGCTCCAGCCTTTGGGGACAGAAAGACATACCAGATGGATTATCACAACAGGCGTGAAGCTTTAAAGGAAGCCATGCTGGATATTCAGGAGGGTGCGGATATTTTGATGGTAAAGCCGGCCATGGCTTATCTTGACATTATAAGAGAGCTTAAGGATAAAACACAAAACCCCATTTGCGCATACAGCGTAAGCGGTGAGTACGCAATGATAAAAAGCGCTGCCAAGTTGGGCCTTGTTAATGAATATGCTGTTATGTGCGAAAGTGCCGTCAGTATGTTCAGAGCAGGTGCGGACATGCTTATAACGTACTATGCAAAGGAATTATCAAAAGCAATTGAGAAGGGAGATATCGGATGA
- the cobA gene encoding uroporphyrinogen-III C-methyltransferase has product MKKGFVVLVGAGPGDRGLLTLKGMEYIKKAEVVVYDRLVSDDILELIPDNAKKIDVGKESGRHPVPQEEINRILVDEALAGKLVIRLKGGDPFVFGRGGEELELLELNGIPFEVVPGITSAISAPAFAGIPITHRDYCSSFHVITGHQKKGEELSVNFKALVQSGGTLVFLMGISSLRQILDGLLAEGMDKHMPAAIIENGTRAGQRKILGTIENLYEKAVEKSVKSPAVIVVGKVCGLSDRFDWFSKRELMGVKIIVTRPKDSAGTLTAKLKELGADVIEYPCIEIKEIENNSRLERVVSNIKEYSWIVFTSKNGVNILFEYLKRQNKDIRILAGQKFAAIGSQTAETLAGYGIIADYIPEIFDGKHLAEGLCKIAGADEKILLLRALKGSAEITAVLKENERAFEDVPVYDTLYVNKGSRDIEALINGNPGIYVTFTSASTVEGFVGSIQGIDLGKITGICIGSQTSKAAEKYGIKHYISDEATIDSMISKITEVQYERNTATKTEK; this is encoded by the coding sequence ATGAAAAAGGGCTTTGTGGTTTTGGTAGGGGCAGGTCCGGGCGACAGGGGGCTTTTAACCCTTAAAGGAATGGAATATATAAAAAAGGCTGAGGTTGTTGTTTATGACAGGCTTGTTTCAGATGATATTCTGGAGCTGATACCGGACAATGCAAAAAAAATAGATGTGGGTAAGGAAAGCGGCAGGCATCCGGTGCCTCAGGAAGAAATCAACAGAATTCTTGTGGATGAAGCCTTAGCGGGAAAACTGGTAATAAGGTTAAAGGGTGGAGATCCCTTTGTATTCGGACGCGGCGGAGAAGAGCTGGAGCTTCTGGAGCTAAACGGGATTCCTTTCGAGGTGGTTCCGGGTATTACCTCAGCGATTTCTGCGCCTGCATTTGCAGGGATTCCCATAACCCACAGGGACTATTGCAGCAGCTTTCACGTCATAACGGGACATCAAAAGAAGGGCGAAGAGCTGTCGGTTAACTTCAAAGCACTTGTACAGTCAGGAGGCACATTAGTCTTTCTAATGGGGATTTCTTCTCTGCGACAAATACTTGATGGACTTTTGGCAGAAGGTATGGATAAGCATATGCCGGCTGCAATTATTGAAAATGGAACAAGAGCCGGTCAGAGAAAAATTCTGGGCACAATTGAAAACCTTTATGAAAAGGCTGTAGAGAAAAGCGTCAAATCTCCTGCCGTTATTGTGGTAGGAAAGGTTTGTGGTCTGAGTGACAGATTTGACTGGTTTTCAAAAAGAGAGCTCATGGGTGTGAAAATCATTGTAACAAGACCTAAGGACTCTGCCGGTACATTGACCGCCAAGCTTAAGGAACTGGGTGCAGATGTTATAGAATATCCATGCATTGAGATAAAGGAAATTGAAAATAACAGCCGGTTGGAAAGAGTAGTAAGCAACATCAAAGAGTACTCATGGATTGTTTTTACAAGTAAAAACGGAGTTAATATCCTGTTTGAATATTTGAAGAGGCAAAACAAGGACATTAGAATTCTGGCCGGTCAAAAATTTGCCGCAATCGGGAGTCAGACTGCTGAAACGCTTGCCGGCTACGGAATTATAGCAGACTACATACCTGAGATTTTTGACGGAAAGCATCTGGCGGAAGGGCTTTGTAAAATAGCGGGTGCTGATGAAAAAATACTTCTTTTGAGAGCTTTAAAGGGTAGTGCTGAAATAACGGCTGTTCTAAAAGAAAATGAAAGAGCATTTGAAGATGTTCCGGTATATGATACCTTATATGTCAATAAGGGAAGCCGGGACATAGAGGCTCTAATAAATGGTAATCCAGGCATTTATGTGACATTTACGAGCGCATCGACTGTTGAAGGCTTTGTCGGATCAATACAAGGAATTGACTTAGGCAAGATAACGGGAATATGTATTGGCAGCCAAACTTCAAAAGCTGCTGAAAAATATGGAATCAAGCACTATATATCGGATGAGGCAACCATTGATTCAATGATAAGTAAAATTACGGAGGTGCAATATGAACGCAATACGGCCACGAAGACTGAGAAATGA